In Anaerolineales bacterium, one DNA window encodes the following:
- a CDS encoding ABC transporter permease, giving the protein MQSEKQSNSPIKKILQSISDASLVPFLAILTAVVFGGIIIKLAGGDPVMAYKGLIEGSLGSKKALSETTVWATPYIFAGLAVALAFKGGLFNIGAEGQLAVGAVFSALIGYALPEWLGFDLPAIIHVPLAVLFGMLMGGVWAGIVGWLKAYTGGHEVINTIMMNYIALNTTSFLLNGIMKDRSPTNVIARTPLIAESARIPPIFEGLRMHWGFILALLVAILIWWLLAKTTLGFQIRTVGLNPDAAKYAGMNVKRIIILTMALSGMLAGLAGSIEVTGLNYRHELGFSIGYGFDAIAIALLGKSHPLGVVLASFLFAAMRNGATRMQFLTQLPVDLISMIQALILLLVAADAIVRYIYRIKSKGERVVLTRGWGG; this is encoded by the coding sequence ATGCAATCTGAAAAGCAATCGAATTCTCCAATCAAGAAAATCCTGCAATCAATCTCAGATGCAAGTTTGGTCCCATTTCTTGCCATTCTGACTGCAGTTGTTTTTGGCGGGATTATCATCAAGCTGGCCGGGGGGGATCCCGTGATGGCATACAAAGGTCTCATTGAAGGGTCACTTGGTTCAAAGAAAGCATTGAGCGAAACCACTGTTTGGGCGACCCCGTATATCTTCGCCGGCCTGGCTGTGGCACTGGCATTCAAAGGCGGCCTGTTCAATATCGGTGCAGAGGGACAGCTTGCTGTCGGTGCGGTTTTTTCAGCCCTGATCGGGTATGCCCTGCCGGAGTGGCTCGGCTTTGACCTGCCTGCCATTATCCACGTTCCACTGGCTGTTCTTTTTGGCATGCTCATGGGCGGCGTATGGGCGGGCATTGTCGGCTGGCTAAAAGCATACACGGGCGGACACGAAGTCATCAACACCATTATGATGAACTACATTGCCTTGAATACAACATCCTTCCTTTTGAATGGGATCATGAAAGACAGAAGTCCCACCAATGTGATCGCGCGTACTCCTTTGATCGCAGAAAGCGCGCGCATCCCCCCCATTTTTGAGGGTCTGCGGATGCACTGGGGTTTTATCCTTGCCCTGCTGGTTGCAATCCTGATCTGGTGGCTATTAGCAAAAACAACCCTGGGATTTCAGATCCGCACGGTCGGTTTAAATCCGGATGCCGCGAAATATGCAGGGATGAATGTCAAACGCATTATCATTCTTACGATGGCACTTTCAGGGATGCTTGCAGGGCTGGCAGGTTCCATTGAGGTGACCGGCTTGAACTACCGCCATGAACTTGGCTTTTCAATTGGATATGGGTTTGACGCCATCGCAATTGCATTGCTTGGAAAATCCCATCCGCTTGGCGTTGTGCTGGCATCCTTCCTTTTTGCGGCAATGCGCAACGGGGCCACGCGGATGCAATTCCTCACGCAATTGCCGGTGGATCTGATCTCCATGATCCAGGCGTTGATCCTGCTCCTGGTTGCGGCAGATGCCATCGTACGCTATATCTATCGAATTAAATCCAAAGGCGAGCGCGTTGTGCTCACCCGCGGCTGGGGAGGCTAG
- a CDS encoding BMP family ABC transporter substrate-binding protein, translating into MARIPYFIPPAIACLALSACMQSPDCFRQDVFCAALVTDTLGIKDHGINQDAWAGLQQASTHGSTDHIANIESVGARDYEKNIAYFADKGYDLIITAGVGMRDETLQAADRYPDSVFISINQDQREARPNLIPISFAEDQMGFLAGALAARLTKTGVVAGVCETSGIDSLWRYCEGFRAGAEHINGDIKVLIAYRDDGDREKLFIDEAWGYENANKLIFRGADVIFAAGGATGQGALRAATEAAIPAIGTERDQAAALGESGSGVVTSILGRTSFEVQEVMRLMKDGNVPEPRRGQFWYVSLSQKFPESLKNEMDSMLFELWIGEIKTNVTLKKP; encoded by the coding sequence GTGGCACGCATTCCGTATTTCATTCCTCCGGCGATTGCCTGTCTGGCCCTCTCAGCCTGCATGCAATCGCCGGATTGTTTTCGGCAGGATGTCTTTTGTGCCGCACTGGTGACAGACACACTCGGCATCAAAGATCACGGTATCAATCAGGATGCATGGGCCGGGCTGCAGCAAGCCAGCACGCATGGATCGACAGATCATATCGCGAACATCGAATCTGTTGGAGCCCGCGATTACGAAAAGAACATTGCCTACTTTGCGGACAAAGGCTATGACCTCATCATCACGGCAGGCGTTGGGATGCGCGACGAAACGCTTCAAGCCGCGGACCGTTATCCTGATTCTGTTTTCATCAGCATCAACCAGGACCAGAGAGAAGCACGCCCAAATCTCATTCCCATCTCATTCGCGGAAGACCAGATGGGATTTCTTGCCGGGGCGCTGGCGGCGCGGCTGACAAAAACGGGCGTGGTCGCCGGGGTGTGCGAGACATCCGGTATTGACTCGCTGTGGCGGTATTGCGAGGGGTTTCGGGCCGGTGCAGAGCACATTAACGGAGATATCAAAGTCCTGATCGCCTATCGCGATGACGGAGACCGCGAAAAGTTATTCATCGACGAGGCTTGGGGATATGAAAATGCGAACAAGCTCATCTTTCGCGGTGCAGATGTGATCTTTGCAGCAGGCGGCGCGACCGGGCAGGGCGCGTTGCGCGCGGCAACGGAGGCGGCCATCCCTGCGATAGGGACGGAACGGGATCAGGCGGCGGCGCTGGGAGAATCAGGTTCAGGCGTGGTTACCTCCATCCTGGGACGGACCAGTTTTGAGGTCCAGGAAGTGATGCGCTTGATGAAGGATGGAAACGTCCCTGAGCCGAGGAGGGGCCAATTTTGGTATGTGTCATTGAGCCAAAAATTCCCGGAAAGCTTAAAAAACGAGATGGATTCCATGCTTTTTGAGCTGTGGATTGGGGAAATTAAGACGAATGTCACTCTTAAAAAACCTTAA
- a CDS encoding ABC transporter permease: protein MDWKRFGFIALIIIVLFGIVVLIGQAKQPPILIITSMLATTIAVATPLTLGALSGVFCERSGVVNIGIEGMMLSSAFFGWIGAIYMFHLFGFGISTSIYLGVVFAVIAGGLMGLLHAVLSITYKVDQIIGGTVINILAIGLTGFLNRQLFFGKTSTFGGNIPNSPGVLPTLHVPITEIFSPLCGVSESCLQAVTAINRVFDQKPIAISAILLVFISHYVLFNTRWGLRTRAVGEHPKAADTVGINVAKMRYANVIIGGMFAGLAGAYFTIESVPSFEPLLTNGRGFISLAAMIFGNWTPIGAWAASLVFGAAQALNINLQIFRDVIPPQWAFLQQSYIVGLTPYILTMFILTGIIGKTTPPAADGVPYEK from the coding sequence ATGGATTGGAAACGTTTTGGTTTCATCGCTCTCATTATCATTGTTCTTTTTGGGATCGTTGTCCTGATCGGTCAGGCCAAACAGCCGCCCATCCTGATCATAACCAGCATGCTGGCGACGACCATCGCAGTTGCAACACCGCTCACATTAGGCGCGCTCTCCGGAGTGTTTTGCGAACGCTCAGGCGTGGTCAACATCGGCATTGAAGGCATGATGCTCTCATCCGCCTTCTTTGGCTGGATCGGCGCCATCTACATGTTCCATCTCTTTGGTTTTGGTATCAGTACCAGCATCTACCTGGGTGTCGTCTTTGCAGTCATTGCCGGCGGGTTGATGGGACTGCTTCATGCAGTGCTTTCCATCACCTATAAAGTGGACCAGATTATTGGCGGCACGGTTATCAACATCCTGGCAATCGGGTTGACCGGCTTTCTAAACCGCCAGTTATTCTTTGGGAAAACCAGCACCTTTGGAGGGAATATCCCAAATTCTCCCGGCGTTTTACCCACCCTCCATGTACCCATCACGGAAATATTCTCCCCCCTTTGTGGCGTATCCGAATCCTGCCTGCAGGCCGTAACAGCCATCAACCGCGTGTTTGACCAGAAGCCCATTGCCATCAGCGCCATCCTGCTGGTGTTCATTTCCCATTATGTACTGTTCAATACGCGCTGGGGCCTGCGTACCCGCGCGGTAGGCGAACACCCCAAAGCCGCGGATACGGTTGGAATCAATGTTGCTAAAATGCGCTATGCCAACGTCATCATCGGCGGCATGTTCGCCGGGCTGGCAGGCGCATACTTCACCATTGAATCCGTGCCCTCCTTTGAACCCCTGCTGACGAACGGACGCGGTTTCATATCCCTGGCGGCGATGATCTTCGGGAACTGGACCCCCATCGGAGCATGGGCAGCGTCGCTCGTTTTTGGGGCGGCCCAGGCATTAAATATTAATCTGCAGATCTTCCGCGACGTCATCCCTCCGCAATGGGCATTCCTGCAACAGTCCTATATTGTCGGCCTAACGCCGTACATCCTCACCATGTTCATCCTGACGGGCATTATTGGTAAAACCACACCGCCCGCCGCGGATGGCGTTCCATACGAGAAATAA
- a CDS encoding NBR1-Ig-like domain-containing protein: protein MSTKRLPITLSIVILVIAQLACNVPGNSATPDTFATLDGLYTASALTLEAAGTQTGFTATPGLPLPTAAEGSPVSATGTPISQLPGPASRCDAAQFLGDVTYPDGSLVARNNTFVKIWRIRNVGTCSWTTSYALVFTSGDSMNGPAAVALAGTVNPGQYIEVPVTFTAPNKDGGYRGYWKLRNASGVLFGIGAQADTAFWVDIKVAGPSFVAYDFTSNHCQADWSNGNDGLPCPGTEGASKGFVIKLNDPKMENGVTKNEPALLTVPQDKNNGMISGQYPAFQVQAGDRFRALVNCQYNAKKCNVIFRLEYRSSGVVKTLGSWHEVYEGQYYPIDMDLSGLAGKTVKFILVVSANGGNNEDYAIWLHPHIIRQGNPPPTLTPSLTPTMTLTPSMTPTETPTETPTPTDTPSP, encoded by the coding sequence ATGTCTACAAAAAGATTGCCCATTACCCTTTCGATTGTCATCCTGGTGATCGCGCAACTGGCTTGCAATGTGCCAGGAAATTCTGCGACACCGGATACATTCGCCACCCTGGATGGACTGTACACCGCCTCAGCCCTGACACTGGAAGCTGCCGGCACACAAACTGGTTTTACCGCCACCCCGGGCCTGCCGCTGCCAACCGCTGCAGAGGGATCACCTGTTTCAGCGACGGGCACACCCATTTCACAGCTGCCAGGCCCGGCGTCCAGATGTGATGCGGCGCAATTCCTCGGCGATGTCACCTACCCTGATGGGAGTCTCGTTGCGCGCAATAACACTTTCGTCAAGATCTGGCGCATTAGAAATGTGGGGACCTGCTCATGGACCACATCCTATGCACTGGTATTTACCAGCGGGGATTCCATGAACGGACCTGCAGCCGTCGCACTCGCCGGTACGGTAAACCCCGGGCAGTACATTGAGGTGCCTGTGACATTTACCGCGCCGAACAAAGACGGAGGCTATCGCGGCTATTGGAAATTACGAAATGCGTCGGGCGTGCTGTTTGGGATAGGCGCCCAGGCAGATACCGCTTTCTGGGTGGATATTAAGGTTGCCGGTCCGTCCTTTGTTGCCTATGATTTTACGAGCAATCACTGTCAAGCAGATTGGAGCAACGGCAATGACGGGCTTCCATGTCCCGGGACGGAAGGCGCATCGAAAGGTTTTGTTATAAAACTGAACGATCCAAAAATGGAAAATGGTGTGACAAAAAACGAGCCCGCCTTGTTGACCGTGCCCCAGGATAAAAACAATGGGATGATCAGCGGACAATATCCGGCTTTCCAGGTGCAGGCAGGAGATCGGTTCCGTGCATTAGTCAACTGCCAGTACAATGCAAAGAAATGCAATGTCATCTTCCGCCTCGAGTATCGCAGCAGCGGAGTGGTAAAAACACTGGGCAGCTGGCATGAAGTATACGAAGGGCAGTATTATCCCATTGACATGGATTTAAGCGGTCTTGCAGGTAAAACGGTGAAGTTCATTCTCGTGGTAAGCGCAAACGGCGGAAATAATGAAGACTATGCCATCTGGCTACATCCTCATATTATACGTCAGGGCAACCCGCCTCCGACGTTGACCCCGTCTTTAACCCCAACCATGACCCTCACACCGAGCATGACGCCTACCGAAACACCCACCGAAACACCGACACCCACCGATACCCCTTCCCCGTAG
- a CDS encoding NBR1-Ig-like domain-containing protein, with the protein MFKPIKYILFSVTMITSLLITSCGADSTTDEVIQTAVAQTVAAQNTEQAMVTETPSVLATQTPLSFDATLTPLGSLASPTATLNLSKAECAKASLTSETIADGTVFKPGEQFTKTWQITNTSNCVWDTNYKIVFWDGDIMGGGYVYNLPQVTGPGQTIPISLVLTAPVSNGTFRSEWKLQTPDKINFGVGLYDNSFYTEIVVSDAKKPPYGILSVDYNITRRPTTGCPFNIWYTVYATITVSGPYEFSYYWAQKDGNDSGIKTVFMDKAGSMTISREWKVSIIDSQNDRWMQIIVTDPVYREYGKATWPFECK; encoded by the coding sequence ATGTTCAAACCAATAAAATATATATTGTTTTCCGTCACCATGATCACGTCCCTGCTGATCACATCCTGCGGCGCAGATTCAACAACGGATGAAGTCATCCAGACCGCGGTTGCACAGACCGTCGCCGCACAAAATACAGAACAGGCAATGGTCACTGAAACCCCATCTGTGCTTGCAACACAAACACCTTTATCGTTCGATGCAACACTTACACCGCTTGGGTCGCTGGCATCCCCGACTGCAACGCTTAACCTTTCAAAAGCCGAATGTGCCAAGGCAAGCCTGACAAGCGAAACCATCGCAGACGGCACGGTCTTCAAACCCGGTGAACAGTTCACAAAGACCTGGCAGATCACCAACACAAGCAACTGCGTCTGGGATACAAATTATAAGATCGTATTCTGGGACGGCGATATCATGGGCGGAGGCTATGTGTACAACCTGCCTCAGGTCACGGGCCCCGGACAGACGATACCCATCTCCCTGGTCCTGACTGCGCCAGTCTCCAATGGGACCTTCCGCTCTGAATGGAAATTGCAGACCCCGGATAAGATCAACTTCGGCGTGGGGTTGTATGACAATTCCTTCTACACCGAGATCGTTGTATCGGACGCAAAAAAACCGCCATACGGTATCCTCTCCGTGGACTATAACATCACCCGCAGGCCGACCACAGGCTGTCCATTTAATATCTGGTATACGGTGTACGCCACCATCACCGTCAGCGGACCGTATGAATTCAGCTATTACTGGGCGCAAAAGGACGGCAATGACAGCGGCATAAAAACCGTATTCATGGACAAGGCCGGTTCCATGACCATTTCCCGCGAATGGAAGGTCAGCATCATCGACAGCCAGAACGACCGCTGGATGCAGATCATTGTTACGGACCCCGTATACAGGGAATACGGCAAAGCCACCTGGCCCTTCGAATGTAAATAA
- a CDS encoding NBR1-Ig-like domain-containing protein — MDKKTRLFNLYLVFALILGACNLPANNPEDASATAAAQTVEALLSATPVVTDTLSPTPVTLTPIHLTETNTPVPTATATCNLAQFIADVTIPDGTVMTASQAFTKKWRLKNIGACAWNGFSLVFDSGDAMGGPASKPIATLNPGQEVDLEVALTAPATAGNYRGYWRIVTSGNVLVPIVNGYQGRAFYVDIKVQNPATIPPAVTQVILNPIESESGTVYEPAAGQNIPQTILAGDTSSNHLARGYMSFNIANLSGKTIQSASLALGSCSQVQDPFGGLAGIWVGEVQYSLPLKQADYSIAGTGIQLLNSIPGPIDVKALVQTRVTEGKNRFQIRLHPAGPSDADGQADYITCAANLVLLTIVYNP, encoded by the coding sequence ATGGATAAGAAAACACGCCTGTTCAACCTTTACCTTGTTTTTGCATTGATCCTGGGCGCATGCAACCTGCCGGCCAATAACCCGGAGGATGCCAGCGCCACCGCCGCCGCACAGACTGTGGAAGCCCTGTTAAGCGCGACACCGGTTGTAACGGACACCCTGTCCCCGACTCCGGTCACGCTGACTCCCATCCATCTGACGGAAACAAACACGCCGGTACCAACAGCCACAGCCACCTGCAATCTTGCACAGTTCATCGCAGATGTAACCATTCCAGATGGAACCGTCATGACGGCCAGCCAGGCATTTACGAAAAAATGGCGTCTCAAGAACATCGGTGCCTGTGCCTGGAACGGATTCTCGCTGGTCTTTGACAGTGGCGATGCCATGGGAGGTCCCGCCTCCAAGCCAATCGCCACCCTCAACCCCGGGCAGGAGGTTGACCTTGAAGTAGCCCTGACCGCCCCGGCAACTGCCGGAAACTACCGCGGGTATTGGCGCATCGTAACCAGCGGAAATGTGCTCGTCCCGATTGTAAACGGCTACCAGGGCAGAGCCTTTTATGTGGACATTAAAGTACAGAATCCAGCCACCATACCCCCCGCCGTTACGCAAGTGATCCTTAATCCCATTGAAAGTGAAAGCGGAACGGTCTATGAACCCGCTGCCGGGCAAAACATCCCGCAAACCATCCTGGCGGGGGACACATCCTCCAACCACCTTGCCCGGGGATACATGAGTTTCAATATTGCGAATTTGAGCGGCAAGACCATTCAAAGCGCTTCCCTGGCTCTTGGCAGTTGCAGCCAGGTCCAGGATCCTTTTGGCGGACTGGCGGGCATATGGGTTGGAGAAGTGCAATACAGCCTGCCGCTGAAACAAGCGGATTACAGTATTGCAGGAACGGGCATACAACTGCTTAATTCCATTCCCGGCCCCATAGATGTGAAAGCCCTGGTACAGACACGCGTAACAGAGGGAAAGAATCGCTTCCAGATACGGCTTCACCCTGCAGGACCCAGCGATGCAGATGGGCAGGCCGATTACATCACATGTGCCGCAAATCTGGTGTTGTTGACCATTGTCTACAATCCTTAA
- a CDS encoding ABC transporter ATP-binding protein, which yields MTETNIVLEGKGLTKQFPGVLANDDVNFELRKGEIHALLGENGAGKSTLMNLLYGLYHPDKGEVFVNGKPAKINSPNDAIALGIGMVHQHFMLIPVFTVAENVMLGDEEIKRGSLDRNSVASKIIKISSQYGLEVNPNTLVGDLPVGLQQRVEIVKTLYRNAEIVILDEPTAVLTPQEAEDLFRIMHDLTARGVSIIFITHKLKEVLAVADRITVMRAGRVINTVTPAETSEAQLANMMVGRQVILTVEKDDIKANEDILKVENLFVRDQRGLEAIHNVSFTVRGGEILGIAGVQGNGQTELSEAITGLRAVQSGKVLIDEHDLTDKSPRFMTAAGLAHIPEDRQRHGLVLSYSVADNMALCDYYRPPFSRRGVIQPKAMDGNARNLISAFDVRTPSPFVTAGKLSGGNQQKVIVARELSRENVKLVIANQPTRGLDVGSIEYIHGEIIKMRDRGVAVLLISAELDEIMALSDRIAVLFRGQIVITVGTKQATREQLGLWMAGAHGEPA from the coding sequence ATGACTGAAACAAATATTGTCCTTGAAGGCAAAGGCTTAACCAAACAGTTTCCCGGCGTACTCGCCAACGACGATGTAAACTTCGAACTGCGCAAGGGCGAAATCCACGCCCTGCTGGGAGAGAATGGCGCAGGCAAAAGCACGTTGATGAACCTTCTCTATGGTTTGTATCACCCGGATAAAGGCGAGGTATTCGTCAACGGAAAACCCGCCAAAATCAATTCCCCCAATGATGCGATTGCGCTCGGCATCGGCATGGTGCATCAGCACTTCATGCTTATCCCCGTCTTTACCGTTGCGGAAAACGTCATGCTCGGGGATGAGGAAATCAAACGCGGCTCACTGGACCGCAATTCTGTTGCCTCAAAAATAATTAAAATCTCATCCCAATATGGACTCGAAGTAAATCCAAACACATTGGTTGGCGACCTGCCGGTAGGTTTGCAGCAACGTGTTGAGATCGTAAAAACACTCTACCGCAATGCGGAGATCGTCATTCTGGATGAACCGACCGCCGTCCTCACCCCGCAGGAAGCGGAAGACCTCTTCCGCATCATGCATGACCTGACTGCACGCGGCGTATCCATCATCTTCATCACCCACAAGCTCAAGGAAGTTCTCGCCGTGGCGGACCGCATTACCGTCATGCGGGCGGGACGCGTGATCAACACCGTCACCCCCGCAGAAACAAGCGAAGCCCAATTGGCCAACATGATGGTTGGGCGTCAGGTCATCCTCACCGTTGAAAAGGATGACATCAAAGCAAATGAGGATATCCTCAAAGTGGAAAACCTCTTCGTGCGGGACCAGCGCGGCTTGGAGGCAATCCACAACGTCTCCTTCACCGTTCGTGGCGGCGAGATCCTCGGTATTGCAGGCGTACAAGGCAACGGGCAGACTGAACTCTCGGAAGCCATTACCGGCCTGCGGGCAGTCCAAAGCGGAAAAGTGTTGATTGATGAACATGACCTCACTGACAAATCGCCGCGCTTCATGACAGCGGCCGGACTTGCCCACATCCCCGAAGACCGCCAGCGTCACGGACTTGTACTCAGCTATAGTGTAGCGGACAACATGGCGCTTTGTGATTACTACCGTCCGCCGTTCAGCCGACGCGGCGTCATACAACCCAAAGCCATGGATGGAAACGCGCGGAACCTCATCAGCGCATTTGACGTCCGCACACCCTCCCCATTTGTCACCGCCGGCAAACTCTCCGGTGGCAACCAGCAAAAAGTCATTGTGGCGCGTGAACTAAGCCGCGAAAATGTCAAGCTCGTCATTGCCAACCAACCCACGCGCGGTCTGGATGTCGGTTCCATCGAATACATCCACGGCGAGATCATCAAAATGCGGGATAGAGGCGTCGCCGTCCTGCTGATCTCCGCCGAACTGGATGAGATTATGGCGCTCTCTGACCGCATCGCCGTCCTATTCCGCGGACAGATCGTCATCACTGTGGGAACAAAGCAAGCCACCCGCGAACAACTCGGCTTATGGATGGCTGGCGCACATGGGGAACCCGCATAG
- a CDS encoding MFS transporter, with protein MSARLNYGKTFLLGFGFFGVSVIWGVYNAFVPIFLADKFGLAPAIIGFFMTLDNIAALLIQPPVGAWSDRLRTPWGRRIPFIIFGAPVTAIAFGLIPLAAALPLFVACTSTMLLSAALWRTPVVALMPDITPSKFRSQANGIINFMGGIGAIVALQTGGILYKLSPNFPFWLGSALAVIAALIVFIFIKEPREYEDTEPTEQPSMIASLKEVVNDPDKSGLRILLAIFFWFIGFSAVETFFTLYAKNHLGLNEGDGATLLSVLPLFFVLAAIPSGYVAGKIGRRTTILIGLIAITIMLILLYVTPAGALLTGIAPLPLVGIPLVEGGARMLTLAGVFLILGGIGWAFININSLPMIVDLTSAARIGTFTGLYYLFSTFSAIVGPNVNGWAVQLTGGDYNTIMIIAPVFMMIAFWLMVGVKRGEAVTGSE; from the coding sequence ATGTCAGCACGCTTGAACTATGGCAAGACCTTCCTGCTCGGCTTTGGCTTTTTTGGCGTCAGCGTTATCTGGGGCGTATACAACGCCTTCGTCCCCATTTTCCTGGCCGATAAATTTGGGCTGGCGCCCGCCATCATCGGCTTTTTCATGACGCTGGATAACATCGCGGCATTGCTCATCCAGCCGCCCGTCGGGGCCTGGTCAGACCGCCTGCGCACGCCGTGGGGTCGGCGCATCCCGTTCATCATCTTCGGCGCACCGGTCACGGCGATTGCATTCGGGCTGATTCCACTCGCGGCAGCGCTTCCGCTCTTCGTCGCCTGCACCAGCACCATGCTGCTCAGCGCCGCATTGTGGCGCACCCCCGTCGTCGCGCTCATGCCGGATATCACCCCGTCGAAATTCCGCTCGCAGGCGAATGGCATCATCAACTTCATGGGCGGGATCGGCGCCATCGTCGCCCTGCAGACCGGCGGCATTCTCTACAAATTGAGTCCAAATTTCCCGTTCTGGCTTGGCTCCGCGCTGGCCGTCATTGCCGCGCTGATCGTTTTCATCTTCATCAAGGAACCAAGGGAATACGAAGATACCGAACCCACCGAACAGCCGAGTATGATCGCCAGCCTGAAGGAAGTGGTCAACGACCCCGATAAAAGCGGACTGCGCATCCTGCTTGCCATCTTCTTCTGGTTCATCGGCTTCTCGGCGGTCGAAACCTTCTTCACACTCTACGCCAAGAACCATCTCGGCTTGAACGAAGGCGACGGCGCAACCCTGCTTTCAGTACTGCCCTTATTCTTTGTGCTGGCTGCGATTCCATCAGGATACGTAGCCGGCAAGATCGGGCGGCGCACCACCATATTGATCGGCCTGATCGCGATTACCATCATGCTCATCCTGCTTTATGTCACGCCGGCCGGCGCCCTGCTGACGGGCATTGCCCCCCTGCCTCTGGTCGGCATCCCGCTCGTGGAAGGCGGCGCGCGCATGCTCACTCTCGCAGGGGTGTTCCTGATCCTCGGCGGCATCGGCTGGGCGTTCATCAACATCAACTCCCTGCCCATGATCGTGGACCTGACCAGCGCAGCACGTATCGGTACGTTCACCGGTTTGTACTACCTCTTTTCCACTTTCTCCGCCATTGTCGGTCCAAACGTGAACGGCTGGGCAGTTCAATTGACAGGCGGCGATTACAATACCATCATGATCATCGCGCCGGTCTTCATGATGATCGCATTCTGGCTGATGGTCGGTGTGAAGCGTGGTGAAGCAGTGACGGGTTCGGAGTAA
- a CDS encoding BMP family ABC transporter substrate-binding protein, with protein sequence MKKLYYVMALLIVASMILAACGGGTPATEAPEVEQPAATEAPAVVEPPVMEVTVDDCAKAEVLCVGLVTDVGKVNDKSFNQSAWEGVLKSQEDGVADLIQFIETADAKDYAKNIAQFADNGFDVIVTVGFGLGEATDLAALEYPDVWFIGVDQFQAWEYDGDPSTDIPNVSGLNFPEDNAGFLVGALAAMMSESNVIGAVCGTDVVPPVWRFGEGYKAGAAYADAAMGTTTNVLVVYHSDVGFDKTFTDPEWGAQTAKSMMDQGADSIFGCGGITGNGAITAAAQAGAYAIGVDTDQYFTLPEAAPRMLSSAMKLITPGVAELIAAVKDGTSKAGNVIGDAGYAPYHDLDGEVPAEVKAKMEEINAGLLDGTILTNVPPVKP encoded by the coding sequence ATGAAAAAGCTTTACTATGTTATGGCCCTATTGATCGTCGCTTCGATGATCCTTGCGGCTTGCGGTGGAGGAACGCCTGCCACCGAGGCCCCAGAGGTGGAACAGCCCGCCGCAACCGAAGCCCCTGCGGTTGTGGAACCGCCTGTCATGGAAGTCACCGTTGATGATTGTGCAAAGGCTGAAGTGCTCTGCGTGGGTCTCGTGACCGACGTGGGCAAGGTCAATGACAAGTCCTTCAACCAGTCAGCCTGGGAAGGCGTTTTGAAGTCCCAGGAAGATGGTGTGGCCGACCTCATCCAGTTCATCGAGACCGCCGATGCGAAAGACTATGCCAAGAATATTGCCCAATTTGCCGACAATGGCTTCGATGTCATCGTGACGGTTGGTTTTGGTCTTGGCGAAGCCACGGACCTCGCCGCCCTTGAATACCCGGATGTCTGGTTCATTGGCGTGGATCAGTTCCAGGCTTGGGAATACGATGGCGACCCCAGCACGGACATCCCCAACGTTTCCGGCCTCAACTTCCCTGAGGACAATGCCGGCTTCCTCGTCGGTGCACTTGCGGCGATGATGTCTGAAAGCAATGTGATCGGCGCCGTCTGCGGTACGGATGTGGTGCCTCCCGTTTGGCGCTTTGGTGAAGGCTACAAGGCTGGTGCTGCGTATGCGGATGCCGCCATGGGCACCACCACCAATGTGTTGGTTGTGTATCACAGCGATGTCGGATTCGACAAGACCTTCACGGATCCCGAATGGGGCGCACAGACCGCCAAGTCCATGATGGACCAGGGCGCGGATTCGATCTTTGGCTGCGGCGGCATCACCGGTAACGGCGCCATCACTGCCGCTGCCCAGGCTGGCGCCTACGCCATCGGCGTGGACACCGACCAGTACTTCACCCTGCCGGAAGCCGCTCCCCGCATGCTCTCCAGCGCGATGAAGCTCATCACCCCCGGTGTTGCCGAGTTGATCGCCGCGGTGAAGGATGGAACCAGCAAGGCTGGCAACGTGATCGGCGACGCTGGCTACGCTCCGTACCACGATCTTGACGGTGAAGTTCCCGCCGAAGTCAAAGCCAAGATGGAAGAGATTAACGCTGGCCTGCTGGATGGCACCATCCTGACCAACGTTCCCCCTGTAAAACCGTAG